A DNA window from Streptomyces canus contains the following coding sequences:
- the cbiE gene encoding precorrin-6y C5,15-methyltransferase (decarboxylating) subunit CbiE, producing MITVVGTGTGAPPQEFLAGAELVVGGWRHLDAVRLPEAAERIVLGPLAPALDTMAEYLEKERRVVVLASGDPGFFGIVRVLAERFGPAALDVRPQVSSVAAAFARAGLPWDDAVVVSAHGRDLRTAVNVCRARPKVAVLTGPGAGPAELGAALTAHTRLLIVASALGTDDELVERVTPAEAAARDWGTAVSVVLCLDESRALGAVRTVAGPAASPARWALEEGEFTHRDSMITKFEVRALALARLGPRLGDLVWDVGAGSGSVAVECARLGAAVVAVEKAPDGVERIRANAAAHGVDVRTVHGSAPDALTELDDPDAVFVGGGGRELPDIVAVCARRARRSVVVAMAALDRVPAVRAALTDAGFGCDGVLLQSSRLAPLPGDVTRLAATNPVFLLWGARNPVSHEGVAQ from the coding sequence GTGATCACGGTCGTGGGTACGGGGACGGGGGCGCCGCCCCAGGAGTTCCTGGCCGGCGCCGAGCTGGTGGTCGGCGGGTGGCGGCACCTGGACGCCGTACGGCTGCCGGAGGCCGCGGAGCGGATCGTGCTCGGACCGCTGGCTCCCGCCCTCGACACCATGGCGGAGTACCTGGAGAAGGAGCGGCGGGTGGTCGTGCTGGCCTCGGGCGACCCGGGGTTCTTCGGGATCGTGCGGGTGCTGGCCGAGCGGTTCGGGCCCGCCGCTCTGGACGTGCGGCCCCAGGTCTCGTCCGTCGCCGCCGCCTTCGCGCGGGCCGGACTGCCGTGGGACGACGCGGTGGTGGTCAGTGCGCACGGGCGTGATCTGCGGACGGCGGTGAACGTGTGCCGCGCGCGACCGAAGGTGGCGGTGTTGACGGGGCCGGGGGCGGGTCCCGCCGAGCTGGGGGCCGCGCTCACGGCCCACACTCGCCTTCTCATCGTCGCCTCCGCCCTGGGGACCGACGACGAACTCGTCGAGCGTGTCACCCCCGCCGAGGCCGCCGCCCGGGACTGGGGTACGGCGGTGAGTGTCGTGCTGTGTCTCGACGAGTCGCGGGCGCTCGGTGCGGTGCGCACGGTGGCCGGGCCCGCGGCCTCGCCCGCCCGATGGGCCCTGGAAGAGGGTGAGTTCACCCACCGGGACTCGATGATCACCAAGTTCGAGGTGCGGGCGCTGGCGCTGGCGCGGCTCGGGCCGCGGCTCGGGGATCTGGTGTGGGACGTCGGCGCGGGCTCCGGGTCCGTGGCCGTGGAGTGCGCGCGGCTCGGTGCCGCCGTCGTCGCGGTCGAGAAGGCACCCGACGGTGTCGAGCGGATCCGCGCCAACGCGGCCGCCCACGGAGTCGACGTACGGACCGTGCACGGGTCCGCTCCGGACGCGCTCACGGAACTCGACGACCCGGACGCCGTGTTCGTCGGCGGTGGTGGACGCGAACTGCCCGACATCGTCGCCGTGTGCGCCCGGCGGGCCCGGCGGAGCGTCGTCGTCGCCATGGCCGCGCTCGACCGGGTGCCGGCCGTACGCGCGGCACTCACCGACGCCGGGTTCGGCTGCGACGGCGTACTGCTCCAGTCGTCCCGCCTCGCACCGCTGCCCGGGGACGTGACCCGGCTCGCGGCGACCAATCCGGTCTTTCTGCTGTGGGGTGCCAGAAACCCCGTCTCTCATGAAGGAGTTGCTCAGTGA
- the cobJ gene encoding precorrin-3B C(17)-methyltransferase encodes MIGLISATAAGAAARDRLAAAWPDRTRVYDGPVGDAVRRAFAECEQLVCFLATGAVVRLIAPLLGDKASDPGVVCVDEGGRFAVSLVGGHGGGANELAREVGELLGAEPVVTTATDAVGVPGLDTLGLPVEGAVAAVSRALLDGEPVALHNESGWPLPPLPVAGEGAYGIRVTDRLVEPVPEREVVLRPPTLVVGVGASKGAPVEEVLELIEGSLREAKLSSKSIAHLATVDAKAQEPGIVAAAERLGVPLVTRSAEELAAVEVPNPSDAPLAAVGTPSVAEAAALIGGGELLVAKRKSAARPAMATCAVVRRPARGRLAVVGLGPGARDLLTPRAKAELRRASVLVGLDQYVDQIRDLLRPGTRILESGLGAEEERARTAVAEARKGQAVALIGSGDAGVYAMASPALAEASDDIDVIGVPGVTAALAAAAILGAPLGHDHVSISLSDLHTPWEVIERRVRAAAEADIVVTFYNPRSRGRDWQLPKALAILAEHREPATPVGVVRNASRPDGSARLTTLAALDPATVDMMTVVTVGNTATRDIAGRMVTPRGYRWQEGTK; translated from the coding sequence GTGATCGGCCTCATTTCCGCCACCGCGGCGGGGGCGGCGGCACGCGACCGGCTGGCCGCGGCATGGCCGGACCGTACGCGCGTGTACGACGGGCCCGTGGGGGACGCCGTAAGGCGGGCGTTCGCGGAGTGCGAGCAGCTCGTGTGTTTCCTGGCCACGGGAGCGGTCGTGCGGCTGATCGCGCCGCTGCTCGGTGACAAGGCCTCCGACCCGGGTGTGGTGTGTGTCGACGAGGGCGGCCGGTTCGCCGTGTCCCTGGTCGGCGGGCACGGCGGCGGCGCCAACGAACTCGCCCGGGAGGTCGGGGAGTTGCTGGGCGCCGAACCCGTGGTGACGACGGCCACCGACGCGGTGGGGGTGCCCGGGCTCGACACGCTCGGGCTGCCGGTGGAGGGCGCGGTGGCCGCCGTCTCACGGGCGCTGCTGGACGGGGAACCCGTCGCCCTGCACAACGAGTCGGGCTGGCCGCTGCCGCCACTGCCGGTCGCCGGGGAGGGGGCGTACGGCATCCGGGTGACGGACCGGCTCGTCGAGCCGGTGCCTGAGCGGGAGGTCGTCCTGCGGCCGCCCACGCTCGTCGTCGGCGTCGGCGCTTCCAAGGGCGCGCCCGTCGAGGAGGTCCTGGAGCTGATCGAGGGCTCGCTGCGCGAGGCCAAGCTGTCCTCGAAGTCGATCGCCCACCTCGCCACCGTGGACGCCAAGGCTCAGGAACCGGGGATCGTGGCGGCGGCCGAGCGGCTCGGCGTTCCCCTGGTCACCCGCTCCGCCGAGGAGTTGGCCGCCGTCGAGGTGCCCAACCCGTCGGACGCGCCCCTCGCGGCCGTGGGCACCCCTTCCGTCGCCGAAGCCGCCGCGCTGATCGGCGGCGGTGAACTCCTCGTCGCCAAGCGGAAATCGGCCGCGCGGCCCGCCATGGCGACCTGCGCTGTCGTACGGCGTCCCGCGCGCGGCCGGCTCGCGGTCGTCGGGCTCGGCCCCGGCGCCCGGGACCTGCTCACGCCCCGCGCGAAGGCGGAGTTGCGGCGCGCTTCGGTGCTGGTCGGGCTGGACCAGTACGTCGACCAGATCCGTGATCTGCTGCGGCCCGGCACCCGGATCCTGGAGTCGGGGCTCGGGGCCGAGGAGGAGCGGGCCAGGACCGCCGTGGCCGAGGCGCGGAAGGGCCAGGCGGTCGCGCTCATCGGCAGCGGGGACGCCGGCGTGTACGCCATGGCCTCCCCCGCGCTCGCCGAGGCCTCCGACGACATCGACGTGATCGGGGTGCCGGGGGTCACGGCCGCGCTCGCGGCGGCCGCGATCCTCGGTGCCCCGCTGGGCCACGACCACGTGTCCATCAGCCTGTCCGACCTGCACACGCCGTGGGAGGTCATCGAGCGGCGGGTGCGGGCCGCGGCCGAGGCGGACATCGTGGTCACCTTCTACAACCCCCGTTCCCGGGGCCGGGACTGGCAGCTGCCCAAGGCGCTGGCGATCCTCGCCGAGCACCGGGAGCCGGCGACGCCGGTCGGTGTCGTACGGAACGCGTCGCGGCCGGACGGGTCCGCTCGGCTGACGACACTGGCCGCTCTCGACCCGGCCACGGTCGACATGATGACGGTCGTGACCGTGGGCAACACGGCGACCCGCGACATCGCGGGGCGCATGGTGACGCCGCGCGGCTACCGCTGGCAGGAGGGCACCAAGTGA
- a CDS encoding precorrin-8X methylmutase produces the protein MNRVVHPIEVESYRRLRARLDTSHFPPLTRAVVERVIHSAADLEYATDLVMAESDLEKAHTALHSGAPVVTDVEMVAAGITRRETVCRLRDAESGPGLTRSAHAIRLAHEQVGPGAIWVIGNAPTALEELLTLDAAPALVIGLPVGFVGAVESKAALRESGLPAVSNVSEKGGSAVASAALNALLYHPLHPSEETS, from the coding sequence GTGAACCGTGTCGTCCACCCGATCGAGGTGGAGTCCTACCGGCGGCTGCGCGCCCGCCTGGACACCTCGCACTTCCCGCCGCTGACCCGGGCGGTGGTGGAGAGGGTCATCCACTCCGCCGCCGATCTGGAGTACGCCACCGATCTCGTCATGGCCGAGAGCGACCTGGAGAAGGCGCACACCGCGCTCCACTCCGGCGCGCCCGTGGTCACGGACGTGGAGATGGTCGCGGCCGGCATCACCCGGCGGGAGACCGTCTGCCGGCTGAGGGACGCCGAGTCGGGGCCCGGGCTGACCCGTTCGGCCCACGCCATCCGCCTCGCCCACGAGCAGGTCGGCCCCGGGGCGATCTGGGTGATCGGCAACGCGCCCACCGCGCTGGAGGAGTTGCTGACCCTGGACGCGGCCCCGGCGCTCGTCATCGGGCTGCCCGTCGGCTTCGTCGGCGCGGTCGAGTCCAAGGCCGCGTTGCGCGAGAGCGGGTTGCCCGCCGTGAGCAACGTGTCCGAGAAGGGCGGTTCGGCGGTCGCCTCCGCGGCGCTCAACGCCCTGCTGTACCACCCCCTTCACCCTTCTGAGGAGACATCGTGA
- a CDS encoding sirohydrochlorin chelatase, with protein MTTPPPALLIAGHGTRDEAGAEAFRDFVRELGARHPELPVAGGFIELSPPPLGDAVAELVERGVRRFAAVPLMLVSAGHAKGDIPAALSREKERHPGISYTYGRPLGPHPALLNVLERRLDEALGATGGRTPMDRADVTVLLVGRGSTDPDANAEVYKAARLLWEGRGYAGVETAFVSLAAPDVPSGLDRCVALGARRIVVLPYFLFTGILPDRVKHQTEGWAAAHPEVEVRSAEVIGPEPELLDLVMERYEEAVRGDLRMNCDSCVYRIALPGFEDKVGLPQQPHFHPDDDGHHHHHGHHHDAHTHAH; from the coding sequence GTGACCACCCCGCCGCCCGCCCTGCTCATCGCCGGTCACGGCACCCGGGACGAGGCCGGAGCCGAGGCGTTCCGTGACTTCGTCCGGGAGCTGGGGGCCCGCCATCCCGAACTGCCCGTCGCGGGCGGCTTCATCGAGCTCTCCCCGCCGCCGCTGGGCGACGCGGTGGCCGAGCTGGTGGAGCGCGGCGTCCGCCGGTTCGCCGCCGTACCGCTGATGCTGGTGTCGGCCGGACACGCCAAGGGCGACATCCCGGCGGCGCTGTCCCGCGAGAAGGAGCGTCACCCCGGGATCTCGTACACCTACGGGCGTCCGCTGGGGCCGCACCCGGCGCTGCTGAACGTCCTGGAGCGGCGTCTCGACGAGGCGCTGGGCGCCACCGGCGGGCGCACCCCGATGGACCGGGCCGATGTGACCGTGCTGCTCGTCGGGCGGGGTTCCACCGATCCCGACGCCAACGCCGAGGTGTACAAGGCGGCCCGGCTGCTGTGGGAGGGACGCGGATACGCGGGCGTGGAGACCGCGTTCGTGTCGCTGGCCGCGCCGGACGTGCCCAGCGGGCTCGACCGGTGTGTGGCCCTGGGCGCGCGCAGGATCGTCGTGCTGCCCTACTTCCTGTTCACCGGGATCCTGCCTGACCGGGTGAAGCACCAGACCGAGGGCTGGGCGGCCGCCCACCCGGAGGTCGAGGTGCGCTCGGCGGAGGTCATCGGTCCGGAGCCGGAGCTGCTCGACCTGGTGATGGAGCGGTACGAGGAGGCCGTCAGGGGCGATCTGCGGATGAACTGCGACTCGTGCGTGTACCGCATCGCGCTGCCGGGCTTCGAGGACAAGGTGGGTCTGCCCCAGCAGCCGCACTTCCACCCGGACGACGACGGCCACCATCACCACCACGGCCACCACCACGACGCCCACACCCATGCGCACTGA
- the cobC gene encoding Rv2231c family pyridoxal phosphate-dependent protein CobC: MRTDRAGGHDLRHHGDAEVRDDGARLTDLAVNVRADTPPLWLRERIAGSLTGLAAYPDGRAARAAVAARHEVPVERVLLTAGAAEAFVLLARGLTVRHPVVVHPQFTEPEAALRDAGHPVDRVLLREEDGFRLDPAAVPEDADLVVVGNPTNPTSVLHPAATIAELARPGRTLVVDEAFLDAVPGEREALAGRTDVPGLVVLRSLTKTWGLAGLRIGYVLAAPETIAALERAQPLWPVSTPALAAALACMEPRAVAEAAHAAHRVATDRAHLVAGLREFASDGLRVVEPAQGPFVLVRLPRATGVRRHLRDLGFAVRRGDTFPGLGEEWLRLAVRDRATVNSFLQALDQAVTLARH, encoded by the coding sequence ATGCGCACTGACCGAGCGGGCGGCCACGACCTGCGGCACCACGGCGACGCCGAGGTGCGGGACGACGGGGCGCGGCTCACCGACCTCGCGGTGAACGTCCGCGCGGACACTCCCCCGCTCTGGCTGCGGGAACGGATCGCCGGATCGCTGACCGGGCTCGCCGCCTATCCCGACGGACGTGCGGCGCGGGCGGCGGTGGCGGCCCGGCACGAGGTGCCCGTGGAACGGGTGCTGCTGACGGCGGGGGCCGCCGAGGCGTTCGTGCTGCTCGCGCGCGGTCTGACGGTTCGTCACCCGGTGGTGGTGCACCCGCAGTTCACGGAGCCGGAGGCGGCGCTGCGGGATGCCGGGCACCCGGTCGACCGGGTGCTGCTGCGGGAGGAGGACGGCTTCCGGCTCGACCCGGCGGCCGTCCCCGAGGACGCCGACCTGGTGGTCGTCGGCAATCCGACCAACCCCACGTCGGTCCTGCATCCGGCCGCCACGATCGCTGAACTGGCCCGTCCCGGGCGGACGTTGGTGGTGGACGAGGCGTTCCTGGACGCGGTGCCGGGCGAGCGCGAGGCCCTGGCCGGGCGGACGGACGTGCCCGGACTCGTCGTCCTGCGCAGCCTGACGAAGACCTGGGGCCTGGCCGGGCTGCGGATCGGCTACGTCCTCGCCGCCCCGGAGACGATCGCCGCCCTGGAGCGGGCCCAGCCCCTGTGGCCGGTGTCCACACCGGCCCTCGCGGCGGCCCTGGCCTGCATGGAGCCACGCGCCGTGGCGGAGGCCGCCCACGCGGCCCACCGCGTGGCCACCGACCGGGCCCATCTCGTCGCCGGGCTGCGGGAGTTCGCGTCGGACGGGCTCCGGGTGGTGGAGCCGGCACAGGGCCCCTTCGTCCTCGTACGACTGCCGAGGGCGACCGGCGTACGACGGCATCTGCGCGATCTCGGTTTCGCGGTGCGGCGCGGGGACACGTTCCCGGGGCTCGGCGAGGAGTGGCTGCGGCTCGCGGTGCGGGACCGGGCGACGGTCAACTCCTTTCTTCAGGCCCTGGATCAGGCGGTGACGCTGGCCCGGCACTGA
- a CDS encoding DUF2264 domain-containing protein, with protein sequence MTAPHVSPPDDPTHHPDLPPTDPLLSPLTGWTRAHWEAVADRLLDGLLPYATPGFAQYRLPGPPSHSGAWSDGLEGFARSFLLAAFRIAGSAGRVGPALIERYAAGLAAGTDPHHPEHWPPITDRAQPMVEAASIALALHESRPWLWDRLDDSVRGRVVEWLGRFVGARANDSNWRLFQVITEEFLASVGAPHSREEIDAGLARLDDWYRGGGWYTDGKGKKFDYYNAWALHLYPVLWARIAGPRADLETVARHRARLREFLGVHQYFFGSDGAPVHQGRSLTYRFAAAAPLWAGALADATPLPPGLTRRLASGTLKHFTERGAPDERGLLTLGWYRPFPGVLQRYSGPASPYWASKAFLGLLLPADHPVWTASEEPGPIDTTDTVLALPAPGWLIHSTASDGIVRLVNHGTDRLPPPPAADDDSPHYSKLAYSTATAPETPLGPDNHLALLAPDGTPSARGRIHPLGCEGRTAASWHEAHGHRVETVSVVHGPWEIRVHRIDPAAGTPAREGGWALADDTAPPVVESGPGWALARRADGLTSAVVGLYGWGEGVGRVVTAEDTNAYGRYSATPVLEGTGALLITLVALGTDVPVTGADATLTPGGTVEIRFPDGTRFSAGPASPPDPGPEERS encoded by the coding sequence ATGACCGCGCCGCATGTGTCGCCCCCCGACGACCCGACGCACCACCCCGACCTTCCGCCCACCGACCCCCTCCTCTCCCCCCTCACCGGTTGGACCCGCGCCCACTGGGAAGCCGTCGCCGACCGGCTGCTCGACGGACTCCTGCCCTACGCCACCCCTGGCTTCGCCCAGTACCGGCTGCCCGGGCCGCCCAGTCACTCCGGGGCCTGGTCCGACGGCCTCGAGGGGTTCGCGCGGTCCTTCCTGCTCGCCGCCTTCCGGATCGCCGGGTCGGCGGGGCGGGTCGGCCCCGCGCTCATCGAGCGGTACGCCGCCGGACTCGCCGCCGGCACCGATCCGCACCACCCCGAGCACTGGCCGCCGATCACCGACCGCGCCCAGCCGATGGTCGAGGCGGCCTCGATCGCCCTCGCGCTGCACGAGTCCCGGCCCTGGCTGTGGGACCGGCTCGACGACAGTGTGCGGGGCCGGGTCGTCGAGTGGCTCGGCCGGTTCGTCGGGGCGAGGGCCAACGACTCCAACTGGCGGCTCTTCCAGGTGATCACGGAGGAGTTCCTGGCCTCCGTCGGCGCCCCGCACAGCCGGGAGGAGATCGACGCGGGGCTCGCCCGGCTGGACGACTGGTACCGGGGCGGCGGCTGGTACACCGACGGGAAGGGAAAGAAGTTCGACTACTACAACGCCTGGGCGCTGCACCTGTACCCGGTGCTGTGGGCCCGGATCGCGGGACCCCGCGCCGACCTCGAGACCGTGGCCCGCCACCGCGCCCGGCTGCGGGAGTTCCTCGGCGTCCATCAGTACTTCTTCGGCTCCGACGGCGCCCCCGTCCACCAGGGCCGCTCCCTCACCTACCGGTTCGCGGCCGCCGCCCCCCTCTGGGCGGGAGCCCTCGCCGACGCCACCCCGCTGCCGCCCGGCCTCACCCGCCGCCTCGCCTCCGGCACCCTGAAGCACTTCACCGAGCGGGGCGCCCCCGACGAGCGCGGCCTGCTCACCCTCGGCTGGTACCGGCCGTTCCCGGGAGTGCTCCAGCGCTACTCGGGCCCCGCCTCCCCGTACTGGGCGAGCAAGGCGTTCCTCGGTCTGCTGCTGCCCGCGGACCACCCGGTGTGGACGGCCTCCGAGGAACCCGGCCCCATCGACACCACCGACACGGTCCTCGCCCTGCCCGCACCCGGCTGGCTGATCCACTCGACCGCTTCCGACGGGATCGTCCGCCTCGTCAACCACGGCACCGACCGCCTCCCGCCCCCGCCCGCGGCCGACGACGACAGCCCGCACTACTCCAAGCTCGCCTACTCCACCGCCACCGCCCCCGAGACCCCCCTGGGCCCCGACAACCACCTGGCCCTGCTCGCCCCCGACGGCACCCCCTCCGCACGGGGCCGCATCCACCCGCTGGGCTGCGAGGGCCGTACGGCAGCGTCCTGGCACGAGGCCCACGGACACCGCGTCGAGACGGTGAGCGTGGTCCACGGACCGTGGGAGATCCGCGTGCACCGCATCGACCCGGCCGCCGGCACCCCCGCGCGGGAGGGAGGCTGGGCGCTCGCCGACGACACCGCGCCGCCCGTCGTCGAGTCCGGCCCCGGCTGGGCACTGGCCCGCCGCGCCGACGGGCTGACCAGTGCCGTCGTAGGACTGTACGGCTGGGGCGAGGGCGTCGGGAGGGTCGTAACGGCCGAAGACACCAACGCGTACGGGCGGTACTCGGCGACCCCCGTCCTCGAAGGCACCGGCGCCCTCCTGATCACCCTCGTGGCTCTCGGCACCGACGTACCGGTCACGGGCGCGGACGCCACGCTCACCCCCGGCGGCACCGTCGAGATCCGTTTCCCCGACGGCACCCGCTTCAGTGCCGGGCCAGCGTCACCGCCTGATCCAGGGCCTGAAGAAAGGAGTTGA
- a CDS encoding LacI family DNA-binding transcriptional regulator produces MTDTGSRRRVTIREVAERAGVSMATASRALSGNHPVPAATRARVLRAARDLDYVANAHARALVGGGRKMAAVVVRQVTSPFYAQVAEGVEAEAADRGWLCVVGATGGDPQREMEFVQLMREEGARLVILVGGVVEDEAYRSRVAHYAQALDSSGARLVLCGRPAPDPDIPALVVEFDNEAGARAITGHLLSAGHRRIVFLGGLPGNTALDARVAGYRAALAEHGLPPAATRVVDCGLGRAAGLRAMAELLKETREFTAVVAGDDMVAAGALRAIADAGLVVPDDISVVGYNDIPLAEDFNPPLTTVRTPAEELGRAAVRIALRDPEHAAGSHHLLGTHIVVRKSVAPPPTDGGLTPV; encoded by the coding sequence ATGACGGACACGGGGTCCAGGCGGCGGGTCACGATCCGTGAGGTCGCCGAGCGGGCGGGGGTGTCGATGGCGACGGCCTCGCGCGCGCTCAGCGGCAATCACCCGGTGCCGGCCGCGACCCGGGCCCGTGTCCTGCGTGCCGCCCGGGATCTCGACTACGTCGCCAACGCGCACGCCCGGGCGCTGGTCGGCGGGGGCCGCAAGATGGCCGCCGTCGTCGTCCGGCAGGTCACCAGCCCCTTCTACGCCCAGGTCGCCGAGGGAGTGGAGGCCGAGGCCGCCGACCGCGGGTGGCTGTGCGTGGTCGGGGCGACCGGCGGGGATCCGCAGCGGGAGATGGAGTTCGTGCAACTGATGCGGGAGGAGGGGGCCCGGCTGGTGATCCTCGTCGGCGGAGTCGTCGAGGACGAGGCCTACCGCTCGCGGGTGGCCCACTACGCGCAGGCCCTCGACTCCTCCGGGGCCCGGCTGGTGCTGTGCGGCCGTCCCGCTCCGGACCCCGACATCCCGGCGCTGGTCGTCGAGTTCGACAACGAGGCCGGGGCCCGGGCGATCACCGGGCATCTGCTGTCCGCGGGGCATCGGCGGATCGTCTTTCTCGGGGGTCTGCCGGGCAACACGGCCCTGGACGCGCGCGTCGCGGGATACCGGGCCGCGCTCGCCGAGCACGGGCTGCCGCCGGCCGCCACGCGGGTCGTCGACTGCGGGCTGGGGCGGGCGGCGGGGTTGCGGGCGATGGCCGAACTGCTCAAGGAGACCAGGGAGTTCACGGCGGTGGTCGCCGGGGACGACATGGTCGCCGCAGGCGCGCTCCGCGCGATCGCCGACGCGGGACTCGTCGTGCCCGACGACATCTCCGTCGTCGGCTACAACGACATCCCGCTCGCCGAGGACTTCAACCCCCCGCTGACGACGGTGCGGACGCCCGCCGAGGAACTCGGTCGCGCCGCCGTACGCATCGCCCTGCGCGACCCCGAACACGCCGCCGGAAGCCATCATCTGCTGGGCACGCACATCGTCGTACGCAAAAGCGTCGCCCCACCACCGACCGACGGAGGACTCACCCCCGTATGA
- a CDS encoding extracellular solute-binding protein — MPSLSRRTLLLSAAAASVSGSLTACSTGSGDSDVSNAGKKLAPWPAYKAASGPKPDLAPTEAGVQAGYTAYPADLVRSVPRTPGDGSTVKVMSVSFGTPPKPASANRFWAAVEKALGVKIEYTIVSQADYQKKMATVMAGDPDTLPDIINLFSGFVLPREAEFVQRRAEDLTPYLSGEAISDYPNLAGIPTHAWQDMGRVGGRIYGIPLERPLPGSTLWLNQGMFTDAGMKEGWTSEDFAAVAQRATSGRTYALGAANGSLFGNAVHAAAHRAPNEWAVTKDGTFRHCAADERYKAAIAFQARLRKNGSYYPDSTSVSQIDLTTLYYNGTVGSMQDGFGAYLPKYRESQGKLTPAAALPYSVDGTPGGIVAARRSFGYTVLKKAKKERIELLLRILDYLAAPFGSQEWELVHYGVEGTHFTRGKDGSPEPTKLGEVENNTNLPLKYLAEGPQVLFVPGMPDAVRALHSWQQKVVPHAIRNASNGLQSRTKNAQGTTLRAMLDDAVTGIVAGRLPLSEWDAVVKKWRAQGGDRMAGEFAKDYAANT, encoded by the coding sequence ATGCCCAGCCTGTCCCGACGCACCCTGCTGCTGTCCGCGGCGGCGGCCTCCGTCTCCGGATCGCTGACCGCCTGCTCCACCGGCTCCGGAGACAGCGACGTCTCCAACGCGGGCAAGAAGCTGGCCCCCTGGCCCGCGTACAAGGCCGCGAGCGGACCCAAGCCGGATCTCGCCCCCACCGAGGCGGGCGTCCAGGCCGGATACACCGCCTACCCCGCCGACCTCGTCAGGTCCGTCCCCCGTACGCCCGGCGACGGCTCGACCGTCAAGGTCATGTCGGTGTCCTTCGGCACCCCGCCCAAGCCGGCCTCGGCGAACCGGTTCTGGGCGGCCGTCGAGAAGGCGCTGGGCGTGAAGATCGAGTACACGATCGTCTCCCAGGCCGACTACCAGAAGAAGATGGCCACGGTCATGGCGGGCGACCCCGACACCCTGCCCGACATCATCAACCTGTTCTCCGGCTTCGTCCTGCCCCGCGAGGCGGAGTTCGTGCAGCGACGGGCCGAGGACCTCACGCCGTACCTCTCCGGCGAGGCGATCAGCGATTACCCGAACCTGGCCGGGATCCCCACCCACGCCTGGCAGGACATGGGCCGCGTCGGCGGCCGCATCTACGGCATCCCCCTCGAACGCCCGCTGCCCGGCTCCACCCTCTGGCTCAACCAGGGCATGTTCACCGACGCCGGCATGAAGGAGGGCTGGACCTCCGAGGACTTCGCCGCCGTCGCCCAGCGGGCCACCAGCGGCCGCACCTACGCACTCGGGGCCGCCAACGGCTCCCTGTTCGGCAACGCCGTGCACGCCGCCGCCCACCGCGCGCCCAACGAGTGGGCCGTCACCAAGGACGGCACCTTCCGGCACTGCGCCGCCGACGAACGCTACAAAGCGGCCATCGCCTTCCAGGCCCGGCTCCGCAAGAACGGCTCCTACTACCCGGACTCCACGTCCGTCTCCCAGATCGACCTCACCACCCTCTACTACAACGGCACCGTCGGCTCCATGCAGGACGGCTTCGGCGCCTACCTCCCCAAGTACCGTGAGTCCCAGGGCAAACTGACCCCGGCCGCGGCCCTCCCGTACAGCGTGGACGGCACGCCCGGCGGAATCGTCGCCGCCCGCCGCTCGTTCGGCTACACCGTCCTGAAGAAGGCCAAGAAGGAGCGCATCGAGCTCCTCCTGCGCATCCTCGACTACCTCGCCGCCCCCTTCGGCAGCCAGGAGTGGGAGCTCGTCCACTACGGCGTCGAGGGCACCCACTTCACCCGCGGCAAGGACGGCTCCCCCGAGCCCACGAAGCTCGGCGAGGTCGAGAACAACACCAACCTGCCGCTGAAGTACCTCGCCGAAGGCCCGCAGGTGCTGTTCGTGCCGGGCATGCCGGACGCCGTACGGGCCCTGCACTCCTGGCAGCAGAAGGTCGTGCCCCACGCCATCCGCAACGCCTCCAACGGCCTGCAGTCCCGCACCAAGAACGCCCAGGGCACCACGCTCAGGGCGATGCTCGACGACGCCGTCACCGGGATCGTGGCCGGGCGGCTGCCGCTGTCCGAGTGGGACGCGGTGGTCAAGAAGTGGCGGGCCCAGGGCGGCGACAGAATGGCCGGGGAGTTCGCGAAGGACTACGCGGCCAATACGTGA